In Aciduliprofundum sp. MAR08-339, a single window of DNA contains:
- a CDS encoding DNA polymerase sliding clamp yields the protein MNMRLKMNIKDLKEITNLLLTLVSEAKFEVNPSGLSVKAVDPAHVAMIVLNVNKDAFLEFDTEEEELGVDLDKVRDILKLASSGDVVEISKDGSKLTFLMGNLTRSMPLIDTSALTVPKVPNLVLPAKVVLPVKEFEHGIKAAESISDNITLRITPTEFEMYTQGDQDEARLNIPKDMLKELSCDEPVKSMYPVDYLVKLVKAMDSANDLTIYMGTDYPIKMEFDITGGAGKGEYLLAPRIEGE from the coding sequence ATGAACATGCGGCTAAAAATGAACATTAAGGATTTGAAAGAGATTACGAACCTTCTTCTCACGCTGGTATCTGAGGCAAAATTTGAGGTGAATCCCAGCGGGCTTAGTGTGAAGGCTGTGGACCCTGCGCACGTTGCAATGATCGTATTGAATGTGAACAAGGATGCCTTTTTGGAATTTGACACCGAAGAGGAGGAACTCGGAGTGGACCTTGATAAGGTCAGAGACATTCTAAAACTCGCATCCTCTGGGGATGTGGTGGAGATTTCAAAGGATGGAAGTAAACTCACCTTCCTCATGGGAAACCTAACAAGAAGTATGCCCCTCATTGATACCAGTGCACTCACCGTTCCCAAGGTTCCAAATCTGGTGCTTCCCGCCAAAGTCGTGCTTCCTGTCAAGGAGTTTGAGCATGGAATAAAGGCCGCAGAGAGCATATCAGATAACATAACTCTCCGCATCACGCCAACAGAGTTCGAGATGTACACCCAGGGTGACCAAGACGAGGCCAGACTGAACATACCAAAGGACATGCTTAAAGAGTTATCATGCGACGAGCCCGTAAAGAGCATGTATCCTGTGGATTATCTGGTTAAACTTGTAAAGGCCATGGACTCTGCGAATGATCTAACCATCTACATGGGCACGGATTATCCCATAAAAATGGAGTTTGATATAACTGGAGGTGCGGGCAAGGGTGAGTACCTGCTTGCCCCGAGAATTGAGGGGGAGTGA
- a CDS encoding phospholipase D-like domain-containing protein: MNNRAILVIAVTLAFIAGFMSAEMLVQRENVQGMHYTIIEGNNTKIIPIEDRQYYPIVINKIENANVSIHIVMYEMKWYGNPDKDTHKVSSLGRALVAAEKRGVDVKIILDDGKGYGFENPQMVEWAKDWREYFESHGIKVKFDWSNQTTHDKLVIIDGYIVIVGSTNWSTSALDYNHEADALIESKAVAQQYEDYFSQLWNVYQ, encoded by the coding sequence ATGAACAATCGTGCCATTCTGGTAATTGCTGTAACCCTGGCATTCATTGCGGGTTTCATGTCCGCAGAGATGCTCGTTCAGCGTGAGAATGTGCAGGGTATGCATTATACCATAATTGAGGGAAATAACACAAAAATAATACCCATAGAGGACAGGCAGTACTATCCAATAGTGATAAACAAAATAGAAAATGCAAATGTGAGCATCCACATAGTGATGTACGAGATGAAATGGTACGGCAATCCTGATAAGGACACACATAAAGTATCTTCCCTGGGCAGGGCCCTTGTTGCTGCAGAGAAGCGTGGAGTTGATGTGAAGATAATTCTGGACGATGGCAAGGGCTATGGATTTGAGAATCCGCAGATGGTTGAGTGGGCCAAGGATTGGAGAGAGTATTTTGAATCCCATGGAATCAAGGTAAAATTTGACTGGAGCAATCAGACCACCCATGACAAGCTTGTGATAATAGATGGTTACATAGTCATCGTGGGCTCAACAAACTGGAGTACAAGCGCCCTTGATTACAACCATGAAGCAGACGCGCTTATAGAGAGCAAGGCCGTGGCTCAGCAGTACGAGGACTATTTCTCCCAGCTCTGGAACGTTTATCAATGA
- a CDS encoding right-handed parallel beta-helix repeat-containing protein — protein MSNIKRYVIGGAVVCILLIFLGALLFPLQTSIDHVNAGVHTDYVKGLVKHDPIKIDSNKEFQIMASNENWPGSGSFWDPYIIENYDINGTNALWGIYIGNVTAYFTIKNCHIHHVNKVVNNMNLYHDAGIEFYNVSHGKINNNVLEHNKYGIAVFDSPYTLIYGNTCRNHTGESIFLASDYSRAINNTCSYNGYGIMIEASHTRVENNTLIRSAILFYMDTAQFTEVHNNTIIESGFIFNGGMTCYKSQNISIDNTVNGKPVYYYKNMDMSSVSVPSDGGQIILVNVQNARIENEDLSNTTRGVIVGYSSYIHISNSKFYSDGIGIRLKYSSSITVTDCKFVNSGYGLYIYHTDYVSVARNEFYYSPGHNPMYIDVTYSQGNKITDNQFLNGYYGIKSYEMYSTLIQNNSFSNTNIPVDLADGDHLEVLENTMVDSGNYGIIMWGYEFINIEGNHINNGDIGIELHGVSHGDVKNNVISNMTSGIYKYGLDLEYSYNVTIYNNKIENCTYYGIYLDSHSENNTIYRNYFYYNHGSGDSYDSSHVQARDDGHNNVWNSTLSGNYWQDWRGPDSNGDGVVDDPYIIDGIAHSQDYLPIASQSIPELNYLLILLPLIAAMLLLRRRW, from the coding sequence ATGTCAAATATAAAACGATATGTGATTGGGGGAGCTGTTGTATGCATTCTCCTAATTTTTTTGGGTGCATTACTATTTCCCCTACAAACTTCAATAGACCATGTGAATGCTGGTGTGCATACTGATTATGTAAAGGGACTTGTGAAACACGATCCAATAAAAATAGATAGTAACAAAGAGTTTCAGATAATGGCCTCTAATGAGAACTGGCCAGGCAGTGGCTCATTTTGGGATCCTTATATAATAGAGAATTATGACATAAATGGAACGAATGCACTATGGGGTATATACATAGGAAATGTAACTGCTTATTTTACAATAAAGAACTGCCACATACACCATGTGAACAAAGTTGTAAACAATATGAACTTATACCACGATGCGGGCATTGAATTTTACAATGTGAGCCATGGTAAAATTAATAATAACGTATTGGAACACAATAAATACGGTATTGCAGTATTTGACTCTCCCTACACACTCATTTATGGAAACACATGCAGAAATCATACAGGAGAGAGCATATTTCTCGCTTCTGACTATTCCAGGGCAATTAACAATACATGCTCCTATAATGGATATGGGATTATGATAGAGGCTTCGCATACAAGGGTTGAGAACAACACATTAATAAGGAGTGCTATCCTGTTCTATATGGATACCGCCCAGTTCACCGAGGTACACAATAACACGATAATAGAGAGTGGTTTCATCTTCAATGGAGGAATGACCTGCTATAAGAGCCAAAATATATCAATAGATAACACGGTGAATGGAAAACCTGTTTACTATTACAAGAATATGGATATGAGCAGTGTTAGTGTGCCAAGTGATGGAGGGCAGATAATACTGGTAAATGTCCAAAATGCCAGAATTGAGAATGAGGATCTGAGCAACACAACAAGAGGTGTAATTGTGGGATACTCATCTTACATCCATATATCAAACAGCAAGTTCTATAGTGATGGAATTGGTATCAGGCTTAAGTACTCTTCCTCAATAACTGTCACCGATTGTAAATTTGTGAACTCTGGTTATGGTCTATACATTTATCACACCGATTATGTATCTGTGGCGAGAAACGAATTTTACTATTCTCCTGGCCATAATCCAATGTATATTGATGTAACCTATTCCCAGGGTAATAAAATCACAGATAACCAGTTTTTAAACGGATACTATGGAATAAAGAGCTATGAAATGTACTCCACTCTTATTCAAAACAACAGTTTCAGTAATACAAATATCCCTGTGGATTTAGCGGATGGAGATCACCTTGAGGTCCTTGAAAACACTATGGTTGATAGTGGAAATTATGGAATAATTATGTGGGGATATGAATTTATCAACATAGAGGGGAATCATATAAACAATGGAGATATAGGCATAGAGCTCCATGGGGTGAGCCACGGAGATGTGAAAAACAATGTAATCTCCAACATGACTTCTGGTATCTATAAATATGGATTAGATCTGGAGTACTCTTATAATGTGACAATATACAATAACAAGATAGAGAACTGCACCTACTACGGTATCTATCTGGACAGCCATTCAGAGAACAACACGATCTATAGAAACTATTTCTACTACAACCACGGCAGTGGTGATTCCTATGATTCCTCACATGTTCAGGCAAGAGATGATGGGCACAACAATGTCTGGAACTCAACCTTGAGCGGAAACTACTGGCAGGACTGGAGAGGTCCAGATTCAAATGGAGATGGTGTAGTAGATGATCCGTACATCATAGATGGCATTGCCCACTCTCAAGATTATCTGCCTATAGCTTCACAGTCAATACCCGAGCTCAATTATCTCCTAATCCTGCTTCCACTGATTGCTGCTATGCTGCTTCTTCGCAGAAGATGGTAA
- a CDS encoding anaerobic ribonucleoside-triphosphate reductase activating protein: MMIAGFMPESFVDWRGKMVATIFTYGCNFRCPFCHNYTLVTKALEMSISPENILDRVMELKDWIDGVCITGGEPTIHPDLPEFVRELSKIVPVKLDTNGSNPKVLRDLMPYVDYVAMDIKAPMERYRELAGTSVDIDKINESIRLIMREARDYEFRTTAVPILSDKDFESISAWIRGAKRYVIQQYSTDGGTLDPKFLELRPHDSTFLSSVCNRISVNFRECIVVNI; this comes from the coding sequence ATGATGATTGCGGGATTCATGCCTGAATCATTTGTAGACTGGCGTGGTAAGATGGTGGCCACAATATTTACCTACGGCTGCAATTTTCGATGTCCGTTCTGCCACAATTACACTCTGGTTACAAAAGCCCTCGAGATGAGCATTTCTCCTGAAAATATCTTGGATAGGGTCATGGAGCTCAAAGATTGGATAGATGGAGTTTGCATCACTGGTGGAGAGCCAACAATACATCCGGATCTCCCAGAGTTTGTGCGAGAACTATCCAAAATTGTGCCTGTAAAACTTGACACCAACGGTTCAAATCCAAAAGTTCTCAGGGATTTAATGCCCTATGTTGACTATGTGGCCATGGACATAAAGGCACCAATGGAAAGGTACAGGGAGCTTGCAGGCACCTCTGTGGATATTGATAAGATAAATGAGAGTATCAGATTGATAATGAGAGAAGCCAGAGATTACGAGTTCAGAACCACGGCTGTACCCATCTTATCGGATAAAGATTTTGAGAGTATATCTGCCTGGATTCGCGGTGCGAAGAGATACGTCATCCAGCAATACTCAACAGATGGAGGTACTCTGGATCCTAAATTTTTAGAACTCAGGCCTCATGATTCCACCTTTCTTTCTAGCGTATGTAACAGAATAAGTGTGAATTTCAGAGAGTGCATTGTTGTAAATATTTAA
- a CDS encoding glycosyltransferase family 2 protein has product MKVSVIIPTLNEEESIGHVLDKIPKDSRYEWEILIVDGNSKDRTREIAREKGARVIVEKRKGYGRAYKTGFAHATGDIIVTLDGDDTYPAERIPELVEHLLKNNLDFISCERFSKMQKGAMSLTHKFGNWVLTITTRILFGVKIKDSQSGMWVFRRKILKDLNLTSDGMPFSEEIKIEAWKRFRCEEVPIEYRERKGEVKLNTWNDGLRNLKFLFKKRFR; this is encoded by the coding sequence ATGAAGGTTAGTGTTATTATTCCCACCCTAAATGAGGAAGAGAGCATCGGGCACGTGCTTGATAAGATACCGAAGGATTCCAGATACGAATGGGAGATTCTGATAGTGGATGGAAACTCCAAGGATCGAACTAGAGAGATAGCAAGGGAGAAGGGTGCAAGGGTCATAGTGGAGAAGAGAAAGGGCTACGGCAGGGCCTACAAGACGGGATTTGCCCACGCCACAGGAGATATAATTGTTACACTGGATGGGGACGATACCTATCCTGCAGAGAGAATACCTGAGCTTGTAGAGCATCTTCTCAAGAATAATCTTGATTTCATCTCCTGTGAGAGATTCTCAAAGATGCAGAAGGGTGCAATGTCCCTTACCCACAAGTTTGGAAACTGGGTGCTCACAATAACCACAAGAATTCTGTTTGGTGTGAAAATCAAGGATTCCCAGAGTGGGATGTGGGTGTTTCGCCGTAAAATTTTGAAGGACCTCAACCTCACAAGCGATGGAATGCCATTCAGCGAGGAGATAAAAATTGAAGCATGGAAGAGATTCCGGTGTGAGGAGGTACCAATTGAGTACCGAGAACGCAAGGGCGAGGTTAAGCTTAACACTTGGAACGATGGACTTAGAAACCTAAAATTTCTTTTCAAAAAGAGATTTAGATAA
- a CDS encoding HAD family hydrolase, translating into MSIKLVVFDLDDTIIVNEIPFSQIRERIFRKIGVKDGPKHLYEFLRDLGDEYVKLLEKEEIWRARESRIHPSLPEILKYLDSKGIKKVVLTRNSRSAAETALGEYISKFDCVITRDDGFEPKPSPDALLYLLKKFDVRGEECLVVGDYLYDMESGRRAGCITVCIGDWDADYKIKNLGELLKILERNV; encoded by the coding sequence GTGTCCATCAAACTCGTTGTGTTTGACCTGGATGATACAATCATCGTTAACGAAATTCCGTTCTCTCAGATAAGAGAGAGAATATTCAGAAAAATAGGTGTTAAAGATGGCCCCAAGCACCTATACGAGTTCCTGAGAGATTTGGGGGATGAATATGTGAAACTTTTAGAAAAGGAGGAAATATGGAGAGCAAGAGAATCAAGGATACATCCCTCGCTTCCTGAGATTTTAAAGTACCTGGATTCAAAGGGCATAAAAAAGGTCGTGCTCACCAGAAACTCGCGCAGTGCTGCAGAGACCGCCCTAGGAGAATACATTTCCAAATTTGACTGTGTGATAACCCGGGACGATGGATTTGAGCCGAAACCCAGTCCAGATGCTCTTCTGTATCTTCTAAAAAAATTCGATGTTAGAGGTGAGGAGTGCCTTGTTGTTGGAGATTACCTCTACGATATGGAATCCGGAAGGAGGGCAGGATGCATTACTGTGTGCATAGGAGACTGGGATGCAGATTATAAAATAAAGAATCTGGGTGAGTTATTAAAAATTTTAGAGAGAAATGTTTGA
- the thyX gene encoding FAD-dependent thymidylate synthase, whose protein sequence is MEICRGSQCLNVELVAYSLPREGGVDKLIAESAAISHAPEFRTLNDERVKHLVNLLKKLGHESVFEHACFTFRVEGISRVCSHQLVRHRLASYTQQSQRYVSLKNPKFIVPESIFGSEFEEEYMDVLERAATLYRKMVETKKIRKEDARFILPQGIETKIIITMNARELRHFIELRCDPSAQWEIRTMAKEMLKLAHEKAPILFEDLYEKFILDKSDQQL, encoded by the coding sequence ATGGAAATTTGCAGGGGCTCACAATGCCTGAATGTTGAACTTGTTGCATACTCCTTGCCCCGAGAGGGGGGTGTGGATAAACTCATAGCGGAGAGCGCCGCCATATCCCACGCTCCAGAATTCAGAACCCTCAACGATGAAAGGGTAAAGCATCTTGTAAATCTCCTTAAAAAACTGGGACATGAAAGTGTTTTTGAGCACGCCTGTTTCACCTTCCGTGTTGAGGGAATATCCCGAGTTTGTTCCCATCAACTGGTGAGACATCGACTTGCAAGTTACACCCAGCAGAGCCAGAGGTACGTTAGCCTGAAAAATCCAAAATTCATCGTTCCGGAGAGCATATTTGGGAGCGAGTTTGAGGAGGAGTACATGGACGTTCTAGAAAGGGCCGCCACTCTTTACAGAAAGATGGTTGAGACAAAGAAGATAAGAAAGGAAGATGCAAGATTCATACTTCCTCAAGGTATTGAAACGAAGATAATTATAACAATGAACGCCCGGGAGTTGAGACATTTCATAGAGCTACGGTGCGATCCAAGTGCCCAGTGGGAGATCCGCACGATGGCAAAGGAAATGCTGAAACTGGCCCACGAAAAGGCCCCGATTCTTTTTGAGGACCTCTACGAGAAATTTATCTTGGACAAATCTGACCAGCAATTATAA
- a CDS encoding ROK family protein, with the protein MVLGIDVGGTKILAARVEDGKILNRWKTGTRNGKVIATLRSIISQAGESRVGIAVPCYLRNGVCIKSPNIPELDGKILQDHFEGAIVMNDCTAMAYGEYFLRGGKYDPLLLVALGTGVGAGFVYKSSPYVGRGSAMEIGHLKGFSEMKCYCGRRGCLETVLGGRYNDLPRMEKMARNGEKEGLRFMEEYGRTLARGIATAIQLLDPEIVVIGGSAARAYDLFERSMKEELHNLLSFITPDDIIFERARSEESGALGAALIADRGLI; encoded by the coding sequence ATGGTTCTGGGTATCGACGTGGGTGGCACGAAAATCCTCGCTGCAAGGGTTGAGGATGGCAAAATTTTGAATAGGTGGAAGACAGGCACTAGGAATGGGAAGGTGATAGCCACACTCAGGTCCATCATCTCGCAGGCGGGAGAATCGAGGGTGGGCATCGCCGTGCCATGCTATTTGAGAAATGGCGTGTGTATTAAATCCCCCAACATACCCGAGCTCGATGGAAAGATTCTGCAAGATCATTTTGAGGGTGCTATTGTGATGAACGACTGCACTGCCATGGCCTACGGGGAGTACTTTCTCCGTGGAGGGAAATACGATCCTCTCCTGCTTGTCGCTCTCGGCACGGGTGTGGGTGCAGGTTTTGTTTATAAATCCTCCCCCTATGTGGGTAGGGGAAGTGCGATGGAGATCGGCCATTTGAAGGGATTTTCTGAGATGAAATGCTACTGTGGAAGGCGAGGATGCCTGGAAACTGTTCTGGGTGGGAGGTACAATGACCTTCCCCGCATGGAAAAAATGGCCAGAAATGGAGAAAAGGAGGGATTGAGGTTCATGGAAGAATACGGGAGGACACTGGCAAGGGGAATTGCAACGGCAATTCAATTACTTGATCCTGAAATTGTTGTGATTGGAGGAAGTGCTGCCAGGGCTTATGATCTGTTTGAAAGATCCATGAAGGAAGAGCTTCACAACCTGCTGAGCTTCATCACGCCGGATGATATTATATTTGAGAGGGCAAGATCCGAAGAGTCCGGAGCTCTCGGTGCCGCCCTGATTGCGGATAGGGGATTAATCTAG
- a CDS encoding DUF2139 domain-containing protein has translation MTVAKIVSHLHSYPPRYGPGRGSGGIFGLKYHRKMLYYTLSFDAEAHFVKDYDEQIYNFQMVGKAPTSGGDTYNAVETVDEYLYFGGWVHAPANFQNGGIDFKNKYSHVHEYNIDDDYLKLIWKDSIHNSEKWAGEVSDIIYDPHNDRLLIARGDGHENLGVYAIDRSSGEAERLTNTPVLKGDIMHDEVFFGSADNYKTGLLKILKLDLQENKWEDYNVKNVKAIDGEGLIIPSLGDVSSLYNRIFAFTRGGVLIGNPANGEGFKYARLLDFFTFRAPLRSNALYMNGGILIAYNAQHDSIYRAKNVEDRIKYTFTNTIVAPTLLLYISLPMVKIVGAFGARITSMENLGDKILIGTNTAPNLGIKDALPYDSGHRGFSMLSHDSLQRDPPSVSISIPMAIPSLAKKKTKHSVFGGIPLDGYRDPRMIIYASKSNELTVYEYDLALPLSEAHEDKFNLTAGKNLIALSSFSGIVSFKLRREDYQGKIRIELK, from the coding sequence ATGACCGTGGCAAAAATAGTGTCCCATTTGCACTCTTACCCTCCGCGTTACGGCCCGGGACGGGGCAGCGGAGGGATATTCGGCCTGAAATACCACAGGAAGATGCTCTACTACACGCTTTCATTTGATGCAGAGGCTCATTTTGTGAAGGATTACGATGAGCAGATTTACAATTTTCAGATGGTGGGCAAGGCCCCCACTTCGGGGGGAGATACATACAACGCCGTTGAAACGGTGGATGAGTATCTGTACTTCGGCGGTTGGGTTCACGCACCTGCAAATTTCCAAAATGGAGGCATTGATTTTAAAAACAAGTACTCCCACGTGCACGAGTACAACATTGACGATGATTACCTCAAACTCATCTGGAAGGATTCCATTCACAACAGCGAAAAATGGGCAGGAGAGGTCAGCGACATAATATACGATCCCCACAACGACAGGCTACTCATAGCCAGGGGTGATGGTCACGAGAATCTTGGAGTTTACGCAATAGACCGCTCTTCCGGAGAGGCAGAGAGGCTGACCAACACTCCTGTACTAAAGGGGGATATAATGCACGATGAGGTGTTTTTCGGCTCTGCGGATAATTACAAGACGGGACTCCTTAAAATTCTTAAACTGGATCTGCAGGAGAATAAATGGGAAGACTACAATGTGAAAAACGTAAAGGCCATTGACGGTGAGGGGCTCATAATTCCTTCACTCGGAGATGTGTCAAGCCTCTACAATCGCATATTCGCGTTCACACGGGGCGGTGTGCTCATAGGAAACCCTGCCAATGGAGAAGGTTTCAAATACGCGAGACTTCTTGATTTTTTCACATTCAGAGCCCCATTGAGATCAAACGCCCTTTACATGAACGGAGGAATACTCATAGCATACAACGCTCAGCACGATTCAATATACCGCGCGAAAAATGTGGAGGATAGGATAAAATACACATTCACCAACACAATAGTTGCACCAACCCTTCTTCTTTACATCTCTCTCCCAATGGTGAAGATAGTGGGAGCATTTGGAGCGAGGATAACAAGCATGGAAAATTTGGGGGATAAAATACTGATCGGAACAAACACCGCACCAAATCTGGGGATTAAGGATGCCCTGCCCTATGACTCTGGACACAGGGGGTTCTCCATGCTCAGCCACGATTCCCTTCAGAGAGATCCACCTTCCGTGAGTATATCCATTCCAATGGCAATACCCTCACTTGCCAAAAAGAAAACTAAACACAGCGTGTTTGGAGGAATACCCCTTGATGGATACAGGGATCCCAGAATGATAATATACGCATCCAAGAGCAACGAGTTGACGGTGTACGAGTACGACCTGGCTCTACCCCTGAGTGAGGCACACGAGGATAAATTCAACCTCACTGCAGGAAAGAACTTGATTGCCCTATCCTCCTTCTCCGGAATAGTGTCATTTAAATTGAGAAGAGAGGATTACCAAGGAAAAATAAGAATTGAGTTGAAATGA
- a CDS encoding glycosyltransferase produces MGPVFISVVITVRNEERHISDLLDSLIIQEPPFEIVIVDAHSEDGTVDIIKKYQKEYDFIHLYIKGGTRGEGRNYGVKMAQADYVAFTDGDDIVNPFWLSEIRKSFREGADIVAGKTIYLGYGPWEKLERVELFYKGFDVTFPSCNLAYRKELFERIGGFDPWFMTAEDIDLNIRAIDAGGKLFYNPRAIVYHRTRDSFYSFAKQAFWNGYGRKQLTMKYGNLWNRYKPERMFNPSQLSLWGLVRLSFALMGYLACKFYGERYGERK; encoded by the coding sequence ATGGGACCCGTGTTCATAAGCGTCGTTATAACCGTCAGAAACGAGGAGAGGCACATATCTGACTTGCTTGATTCTCTCATAATTCAGGAGCCACCCTTTGAAATTGTGATAGTTGATGCCCACAGTGAGGATGGGACTGTGGATATAATAAAAAAGTATCAGAAAGAGTATGATTTCATTCACCTTTACATTAAGGGTGGAACCCGGGGTGAGGGACGAAATTATGGGGTTAAAATGGCACAGGCCGATTATGTGGCATTCACCGATGGTGACGATATAGTCAATCCATTCTGGCTCTCTGAGATAAGGAAGAGTTTCAGAGAGGGGGCTGATATAGTTGCCGGAAAGACCATATATCTCGGTTACGGTCCCTGGGAGAAACTGGAACGTGTGGAGTTGTTCTACAAGGGCTTTGATGTGACCTTTCCCAGCTGCAATCTTGCCTATCGCAAGGAGCTTTTTGAGAGGATTGGTGGATTTGATCCATGGTTTATGACCGCTGAGGATATTGATCTGAACATAAGGGCCATTGACGCCGGGGGAAAACTTTTTTACAATCCCAGAGCCATAGTGTATCATCGCACCCGGGACTCATTTTACTCATTTGCCAAGCAGGCGTTCTGGAACGGGTATGGAAGAAAGCAGCTCACAATGAAGTATGGAAATCTATGGAACAGGTACAAGCCTGAAAGGATGTTCAATCCATCCCAGTTATCTCTCTGGGGGCTGGTACGCCTTAGCTTCGCTCTGATGGGTTATCTGGCCTGCAAGTTCTATGGAGAAAGGTACGGTGAGAGGAAATGA
- a CDS encoding Mrp/NBP35 family ATP-binding protein, whose product MVDQEALRKGQSQLERIRQAKETEKRIAEKMKKIKHKLMVLSGKGGVGKTTVAVNLAVTLALKGYKVGLLDADIHGPNVPKMLGVQNAKLTVSDDGMLVPVEPVPNLKAISLQMALPQDDAPIIWRGPLKHKAIQQLLDEVAWGDLDFLIIDMPPGTGDESLSISQLIPDMDGVLIVATPQEVALLDATKAINFARQMQKKVVGIIENMTGEIFGQGGGKKAAEKYNVPFIGSIPMDARIVRCGDTGEPFVMKYPDSEAAKAFHDAVDKLLEVLGEK is encoded by the coding sequence ATGGTAGATCAGGAAGCATTGAGAAAGGGTCAATCTCAGCTTGAAAGGATAAGACAGGCCAAAGAAACTGAGAAGCGCATAGCAGAAAAGATGAAGAAGATAAAACACAAACTCATGGTCCTCAGCGGCAAAGGTGGAGTGGGTAAGACAACGGTGGCTGTTAATCTCGCAGTTACACTCGCACTCAAAGGTTACAAGGTTGGGCTTCTGGATGCCGATATTCACGGGCCCAATGTGCCAAAGATGCTTGGGGTGCAGAACGCCAAACTCACGGTTAGTGATGACGGCATGTTAGTGCCTGTGGAGCCAGTACCAAACCTCAAAGCCATATCCCTCCAGATGGCTCTTCCCCAGGACGATGCCCCAATAATATGGCGTGGACCACTCAAGCACAAGGCCATACAACAGTTGCTCGATGAGGTTGCCTGGGGTGATCTGGATTTTCTCATAATTGACATGCCCCCCGGCACTGGAGATGAATCCCTGAGCATATCTCAGCTCATACCAGATATGGATGGTGTGCTCATAGTGGCCACACCCCAAGAGGTGGCTTTGCTGGATGCAACCAAAGCCATAAACTTCGCAAGGCAGATGCAGAAGAAGGTCGTGGGCATAATAGAGAACATGACAGGAGAGATCTTCGGTCAGGGTGGAGGAAAGAAGGCTGCGGAGAAGTACAACGTTCCTTTCATTGGAAGCATACCCATGGATGCACGCATTGTGAGATGTGGTGATACGGGCGAGCCCTTCGTTATGAAGTACCCGGATTCTGAGGCTGCAAAGGCGTTCCACGATGCTGTAGACAAACTTCTCGAAGTTTTGGGGGAAAAATAA